TCCAAAGGATAGCTCTGATATAACAAAACCATACCTGCATTCAGATCGCTCTGCCTGAGGGAATAGTTATTGATTATTTTTACCTTGCCACTGGTAAGCTTTACCTTACACTTTCTACAGGTGCCTGTTTTTATCCTGATCGCCTACCTGGAAGATAAAATACCACTCCTCTATTTCTGTAACAACAAGAGCGCCAGAAACCGGAATAAAAGACATTGTAATTATTTTTACAATAAACTTCTTCATTAGAACTGAAAATAAATAAAGACCAAGTTTTCTTTTTGAATAATGGCATTCAACAGGGATAATTCGGTGTTAGGGAAGGCAATAGAAAAACCGTAAACGAAAATAACTGGAAATAAGTAACAAAATATTTTGCCAATGCAACCACTTGCTAAAAATAAGCCAGTAAAAGCCAAACACTATTAGCAGAAACACCAAAAATGGAAGTAATTGAATAACATTTGCTTTTGAATATTGGTATTTAACAGTAATCTAAATTTAATAAAAAAAGCATTCTGATGAATGTTTTTCGTTATGATCTAGATCATGAATCAACGTCTATTCAATCCTCTTGATTCTCATGTCTAATTTATAAATAGCTTCCGATGCGGTGATGAATAATTTATTTCGTTGTTTACAGTAAAATTCAACATTGGCTGTCCATTTTACTGGGAATATCTCGAAAACCCATCGGCATCATTTGTGCTTACGCTGTTAAAAAACATATACAAGGCAGAAGTATAACTATATATCTTGAAAATGAGAATATAGATGATGATCTGGGAATTCAATACCAGGGTAAAGTATTGTTTTGAATAAGCCAAAATATTGACTTTAAGCAGTATATTTTTCGATTTATATGTATTTGCTTAATTTAGTTAGTACTTATTTCTTTCCTGCTTGCTTGTTAGCCTTATTATAGTAGCGTCGTATTTTACTTATCTGTCTCCCTTATTTTTTCAACTTTAATCCTGTGTTACACCAATAATAGAAAAATAATATTGAACAAGTAATAACATGGAGATTACAGCTTCTACTTAAAATATGTTTATGAATATTCTTGGAATCAATTTTTATTATCATGACTCCACTGCCTGTATTGTGTCTGACGGACATCTTGCGATTGCAATTGAGGAAGAACGACTCACTAGGAAAAAACATTCCACGGACTTTCCAATTAATGCCATAAATAAATGCATGGAGGTGGCTGGGTTAACACCTGCCGACATTGATTATGTTGCTGTATCTGTTGACCCAACTTTGTGCATGGGGAAAAAATTATTTTATGGCGTGAGGCATTTGCGGCGAAGCCGACAATTCATTTGGCAGGAACTGATGATGAATTTGCTTTGGAAGCGCAAGCGTTTTTTCAATTGGTACGAGACTTTTTTCAAGGAAGCCCATAAACCGCCGGTTTATTATATTCCTCATCACCTATCGCACGTTGTCGGTACGTTTTTAATTTCACATTACCAAAGTGCTGCGCTCCTGTCAGTAGACGGTTCGGGTGAATGGGCGACGACCTTTATGGGCAAGGCAAAAGATTGCAGTTATACCTGTTATCGACAGGACTATTTTCCTATGTCGCTGGGTGCAGTATATGAAGCTGCCACCCAATTCTGCGGTTTCATTCCGAACTACGATGAGGGAAAAACGATGGGGCTTGCGCCTTTAGGCAACCCACAAAAGTATTATGACATAGTTTCCAAGCTATTTTGGATCAATGATGATTTATCTATAGGGGTAGATCTTAGTTATTTTCGATACCAATATTATTCTGCTGTGCGGTACAGTTCCAAATTTGTAGAGGTTTTCGGGGCGCCTCGCAATAAAGACAAACGAGCCAAATTCGAGCAGCATCATCTGGATGTTGCCGCTGCCTTTCAGCTTCATTTGGAAGAATGTATGCTCAAACTTGCCCGCGGACTGCATCAAAAGACAGGAGAGGATTATCTGGTTATTTCCGGAGGCGTTGCACTTAATAGTGTGGCCAATGGACGAATTGTTCGGGAAAGCGGTTTTATAGACATTTACCTGATGCCGGCAGCCGGGGATAATGGAACTGCTATTGGTGCTGCTTATTACCTGTACAATTGTATACTAAAAAGCAAGCGCGGTTTTGTACATACAGATCCTTATGTTGGTCCACGTTACAGTAACAAGGATATTGAAACTGTTATCAGCTCCTGCAAATTGTCCGCAACATATTTTGCCAATATAGAAGAAAAGACGGCTGAAATTCTCCACGAGGGAAAAATAGTTGGGTGGTACCAGGGTGGCATGGAAATCGGGCCACGGTCGCTCGGTAACCGTAGTATCCTGGCCAATCCAACCCTAAAATACATGAAAGATAAAGTGAATGCAGAAGTGAAACACCGGGAAGCATTTCGCCCCTTTGCACCCTCTTGTCCAATGGAAGATGTTTCAAAATACTTTGAGCAGCATGTCGCCGATCCCTTTATGCTGAAGGTATGCAATGTACTGCCTGACAAACGCGACTTAGTTCCTGCAATTACGCATGTGGATGGAACGGCTCGTCTGCAAACTATTCATTCTGATACGAATATCAGGTTTCATACCCTGTTAAAGGAGTTTGAAAAACTAAGCGGTGTTCCGGTTTTGCTCAACACAAGTTTTAACGTGATGGGAGAACCAATCGTAGAATCACCCTATGATGCAATTCGATGTTTTTTCACTACGGGATTGGATTACCTGGTTCTCGG
The Niastella koreensis GR20-10 genome window above contains:
- a CDS encoding carbamoyltransferase family protein; the encoded protein is MNILGINFYYHDSTACIVSDGHLAIAIEEERLTRKKHSTDFPINAINKCMEVAGLTPADIDYVAVSVDPTLCMGKKLFYGVRHLRRSRQFIWQELMMNLLWKRKRFFNWYETFFKEAHKPPVYYIPHHLSHVVGTFLISHYQSAALLSVDGSGEWATTFMGKAKDCSYTCYRQDYFPMSLGAVYEAATQFCGFIPNYDEGKTMGLAPLGNPQKYYDIVSKLFWINDDLSIGVDLSYFRYQYYSAVRYSSKFVEVFGAPRNKDKRAKFEQHHLDVAAAFQLHLEECMLKLARGLHQKTGEDYLVISGGVALNSVANGRIVRESGFIDIYLMPAAGDNGTAIGAAYYLYNCILKSKRGFVHTDPYVGPRYSNKDIETVISSCKLSATYFANIEEKTAEILHEGKIVGWYQGGMEIGPRSLGNRSILANPTLKYMKDKVNAEVKHREAFRPFAPSCPMEDVSKYFEQHVADPFMLKVCNVLPDKRDLVPAITHVDGTARLQTIHSDTNIRFHTLLKEFEKLSGVPVLLNTSFNVMGEPIVESPYDAIRCFFTTGLDYLVLGNYIIEKTWNKENDKSKGSTSTTLSNLVG